The Clostridioides sp. ES-S-0010-02 genome window below encodes:
- a CDS encoding sigma 54-interacting transcriptional regulator, whose amino-acid sequence MKQSIAIVTDKITKLSSFLEENIRLVLENYLDINHYYLENLKDDDKIQGDFVLVMNDDRLNSMRKHLVQDSKIIVVRRTLKEKEIYGLFSIPYGTEVLVVNDTKETTLETISLFYKIGVKNLKLTPYIEGQTYENIDIAITPGVTQKVPNYINKVIDLGNRYIDISTFIEIINGLKIDVKEIRKNLMVYSERLISLDNGVKDNYRQLFLKIEEQDVILNLSKDGIIFTSTDGVVNTFNKEVLKILGIDRNIRGKNIKDIISKDLDILLEDKEIADEVVFTNKKYINVNKKNIFSMGNKAGIYYNLQEITYIKKLEQNLTNKLREQGQIAKYTFKDIKTKNKRMTKCIELAKKISKSDLSVLIIGESGTGKELLSQSIHNNSNRSNQPFIAVNCAAVPDSLLESQLFGYEKGSFTGALREGKKGLFELANNGTIFLDEIGDMPPLLQTKLLRVLQEKQVMPIGSHNVINIDVRIIAATNKNLPKMIREGKFREDLYYRLNVLPIDIPSLRERKEDIITLMNFFLEKDIKISPEVEVILEKYNWPGNIRELQNVASYVSLMCESMVFKDDLPPYIKTEYISSFDDGVSYTKKEFEYILRILYERKDLTSGVGRGFIIEKLTEEGIEISESKVRKVLSYLSECGYISSKSGRCGSQITQEGIKFYNNIN is encoded by the coding sequence ATGAAGCAGTCAATAGCTATAGTAACAGATAAGATAACTAAACTATCATCTTTCTTGGAAGAAAATATACGATTAGTTTTAGAAAATTATCTTGATATAAATCATTATTATTTAGAAAATTTAAAAGATGATGATAAAATACAAGGTGATTTTGTTTTAGTAATGAATGATGACAGATTAAATAGCATGAGAAAGCATTTAGTACAAGATAGTAAAATTATAGTTGTGAGAAGAACTCTTAAAGAAAAAGAAATATATGGATTGTTTTCAATACCATATGGAACAGAAGTATTAGTTGTAAATGACACAAAAGAAACTACTTTAGAAACAATAAGTCTGTTTTATAAGATAGGAGTAAAAAATTTAAAGCTTACTCCATATATTGAAGGACAAACCTATGAAAATATAGATATAGCCATAACACCTGGAGTAACCCAAAAAGTACCAAATTATATAAATAAGGTAATTGATTTAGGAAATAGATACATTGATATATCTACTTTTATAGAGATAATAAATGGGCTTAAAATTGATGTGAAGGAAATAAGAAAAAATCTGATGGTATATTCTGAACGTCTAATAAGCTTAGATAATGGTGTCAAAGACAATTATAGACAATTATTTCTAAAAATAGAAGAACAAGATGTTATATTAAATTTGTCAAAGGATGGAATAATATTTACTTCAACAGATGGTGTTGTAAATACATTTAATAAAGAAGTATTAAAAATTTTAGGTATAGACAGAAATATACGAGGAAAAAACATAAAAGATATTATCTCTAAAGATTTGGATATTTTACTTGAAGATAAAGAAATTGCTGATGAAGTTGTATTTACAAATAAGAAATATATAAATGTAAATAAAAAAAATATATTTTCTATGGGTAATAAAGCTGGTATATACTACAATTTACAAGAAATAACCTATATAAAAAAATTAGAACAAAATCTTACCAATAAATTAAGAGAGCAAGGTCAAATAGCAAAGTACACATTCAAAGATATAAAAACTAAGAATAAGAGGATGACAAAGTGTATAGAGTTAGCTAAAAAAATATCTAAATCAGACCTTTCTGTTTTAATAATAGGAGAGAGTGGAACTGGTAAAGAATTATTATCCCAATCAATTCACAATAACTCTAATAGAAGTAATCAGCCTTTTATAGCAGTTAATTGCGCTGCAGTTCCAGATAGCTTATTAGAAAGTCAGTTATTTGGCTATGAAAAAGGCTCTTTTACAGGAGCATTAAGAGAAGGGAAAAAAGGTCTATTTGAACTTGCAAACAATGGAACTATATTTTTAGATGAGATTGGAGATATGCCTCCATTATTACAGACAAAATTACTTAGAGTACTTCAAGAAAAACAAGTTATGCCTATAGGCTCCCACAATGTTATAAATATAGATGTTAGAATTATAGCTGCGACAAATAAAAATTTACCTAAAATGATTAGAGAAGGTAAATTTAGAGAAGATTTGTATTATAGATTGAATGTACTACCAATAGACATACCATCATTGAGGGAGAGAAAAGAAGATATAATAACTCTCATGAATTTCTTTTTGGAAAAGGACATAAAAATTTCTCCTGAAGTTGAGGTTATTTTAGAAAAATACAATTGGCCAGGAAATATAAGAGAGTTGCAAAATGTTGCTTCTTATGTAAGTTTAATGTGTGAAAGTATGGTTTTTAAAGATGACCTTCCACCTTATATAAAGACAGAATATATTAGTAGCTTTGATGATGGGGTTAGTTATACAAAAAAAGAATTTGAGTATATACTTAGAATACTATATGAAAGAAAAGATTTAACTTCTGGAGTTGGAAGAGGCTTTATAATAGAAAAACTTACAGAGGAGGGTATTGAAATATCTGAAAGTAAAGTAAGAAAAGTATTGTCTTATTTGAGTGAGTGTGGATACATATCATCTAAATCTGGAAGATGTGGAAGTCAAATAACACAAGAAGGTATAAAGTTTTACAATAATATAAATTAG
- a CDS encoding GGDEF domain-containing protein, whose protein sequence is MNFRLPKKSLPKKIIFIAIILISIILFIGYDQNGLKEREIINKGKYMSESLVSDKKYDEAKKMVKTSFESIPEKKYNKVYNEVWDMLKTISYVPDGTKIIIDSLEKMRTSDVKLSDECRFSIEKRLASVYIMDNNYSSAVDLTVKSIKLAEKLGDNYEKARLDVDLASILLKVGGYETGEKLIKDSFKIDVDEDEKNGMVRLYALINLAEIYVELGEYDKAIETCSNVKDYKKFVNIDDYNDFEIMASIMQANAHVGKNEISKAMTLLERADYLIKYDKSIHILDKGMYYYMAMGNLEYKSKNYDSAIDNYKKSLEISTKRKLTQEKIKTLNEILNIYEKQGNVNSVNKYQKILINEYKESKSIRDSEISFYIIDKVSRESEFFEKSKKEIKSYKILFSVILIITLGSTFLYNRLKYFKAQNLHDGLTNVYNRKSFDIMYNKYREKDDNFALVMIDIDNFKLINDNYGHKFGDVVIKGIVNTICVMLEQEDKVFRYGGEEFSVLIRDKSGEEVFDIIDNIRNAIENKKWGEDVTVTISAGIAHVSDSKNILEEADKNLYKAKQLGRNKVVYK, encoded by the coding sequence TTGAATTTTAGACTACCAAAGAAAAGTTTACCCAAAAAGATAATTTTTATAGCTATAATACTTATTAGTATTATTTTGTTTATAGGGTATGATCAAAATGGACTTAAAGAAAGAGAAATTATAAATAAGGGAAAATATATGTCTGAAAGTCTTGTGTCGGATAAGAAGTATGATGAAGCAAAAAAAATGGTCAAAACTTCTTTTGAATCTATCCCAGAAAAAAAATACAATAAAGTATATAATGAAGTTTGGGATATGTTAAAGACTATTTCATATGTCCCAGATGGAACGAAGATAATTATTGATTCGTTAGAAAAGATGAGAACATCAGATGTAAAATTATCTGATGAGTGTAGATTTAGTATAGAGAAAAGACTAGCATCAGTGTACATAATGGATAATAATTATTCTAGCGCAGTAGATTTAACTGTAAAGTCTATAAAATTAGCTGAGAAATTAGGGGATAATTATGAAAAAGCAAGACTAGATGTTGATTTGGCGAGCATACTTTTAAAGGTAGGTGGATATGAAACAGGAGAAAAATTAATAAAGGATTCTTTTAAGATAGATGTTGATGAAGATGAAAAAAATGGAATGGTTAGATTATATGCTCTTATAAATTTAGCAGAAATATATGTAGAGTTGGGAGAATATGATAAAGCCATTGAAACATGTAGCAATGTAAAAGACTATAAAAAGTTTGTAAACATAGATGATTACAATGATTTTGAAATAATGGCTTCTATAATGCAGGCAAATGCACATGTAGGAAAAAATGAGATATCAAAGGCAATGACTCTTTTAGAAAGAGCTGATTATCTTATAAAATATGATAAATCAATTCATATATTAGATAAAGGTATGTATTACTATATGGCAATGGGAAATTTGGAATATAAAAGTAAAAACTATGATTCTGCAATAGATAACTATAAAAAAAGCCTAGAGATATCTACTAAAAGAAAGTTAACTCAAGAGAAAATAAAAACCTTAAATGAAATATTGAATATATATGAGAAACAAGGGAATGTAAACTCTGTAAATAAGTACCAGAAGATATTAATAAATGAATATAAAGAGAGCAAAAGTATAAGAGATTCGGAAATTAGTTTTTATATAATTGATAAGGTATCACGTGAAAGTGAGTTTTTTGAAAAAAGTAAAAAAGAAATTAAGTCTTATAAAATATTATTTAGTGTAATTTTAATTATTACATTAGGTTCTACTTTTTTATATAATAGATTGAAGTACTTTAAAGCACAAAATTTACATGATGGACTTACAAATGTTTATAATAGGAAAAGTTTTGATATTATGTATAATAAGTACAGAGAAAAAGATGATAACTTTGCACTTGTAATGATAGATATAGATAATTTTAAACTTATAAATGATAATTATGGACATAAATTTGGAGACGTTGTCATAAAGGGCATAGTAAATACTATTTGTGTTATGCTTGAGCAAGAAGATAAAGTATTTAGATATGGTGGAGAAGAGTTTTCTGTATTGATAAGAGATAAATCTGGTGAAGAAGTGTTTGATATAATTGACAATATAAGAAATGCAATTGAAAATAAAAAATGGGGTGAAGATGTGACTGTGACTATAAGTGCAGGTATAGCCCATGTCTCTGATAGCAAAAACATATTAGAAGAAGCTGATAAAAATCTATATAAAGCAAAACAGCTTGGAAGAAATAAAGTAGTGTACAAATAA